Proteins from a single region of Phalacrocorax carbo chromosome 25, bPhaCar2.1, whole genome shotgun sequence:
- the FBXO47 gene encoding F-box only protein 47 gives MTSTAGTSYTLIPNQKYRRSNRCSRQRCNTLDTDPQSLSALGYFKTLPLEIFQMVLNYLSVKDISMLSMVSKTISNRLINYISTPSGNRRLLLQDFHNLEPPGRREGSYILEHYKSLGLLLKRCTLLLPTKDRLKYIHKILSEVSCFKLNGCPSPLRCLGLQCYGVFLQILTAGWDELECHRVFNFLCELSNLPRKVQTVVSNKPGSARKLELRIRLYCRSVLLNHWIHRSDSAFWLSRILKPWPMVNQARLLYIIFGPVSSLDGHVVWQKMIEGPTDETSLKGLADAIKLLYDTEAREWTADDVISLVDELSVVPREWLMENNARLLILSGNNICFTFMASKAVNGRAVELARLMVFLALVCEKDLYCMDWTVKMMQKVCKVFSTPGERNNFLQCVENAFAHLVMDMLQAVLSGDRDEEDSSFLNLFHLVNAQANFHKEILYLTMRSTSNTI, from the exons ATGACATCCACGGCAGGGACCAGCTACACCTTGATTCCTAACCAGAAATACAGGCGCAGTAACCGTTGTTCCAGACAGCGCTGCAACACCTTGGACACGGATCCCCAGTCCCTGTCAGCACTCggatattttaaaacacttccgTTAGAGATCTTTCAAATGGTATTGAATTATCTCTCAG tgaagGATATCAGCATGCTGAGCATGGTGTCGAAAACCATCAGCAACCGCCTTATTAATTACATCTCAACCCCATCAGGAAACCGAAGGCTTTTGCTGCAAGACTTCCATAACCTTGAGCCACCTGGCAGGAGAGAAGGATCCTATATTTTAGAGCACTACAAATCTCTAG GATTGTTGCTAAAAAGATGCACGCTTCTCCTGCCTACGAAGGACAGGCTAAAGTATATACACAAGATTCTCTCGGAG gtTTCCTGTTTTAAACTTAATGGTTGTCCAAGTCCTTTGCGTTGTTTAGGATTACAGTGCTATGGGGTATTTTTGCAG ATCCTAACAGCAGGCTGGGATGAACTAGAGTGTCACCGGGTTTTTAACTTCCTCTGCGAGCTGAGCAATTTACCCCGTAAAGTACAGACAGTTGTCAGCAACAAACCAG GAAGTGCCCGAAAGCTAGAGCTGCGGATAAGGTTATACTGTCGTAGTGTCTTGTTGAACCACTGGATCCATCGAAGTGATTCTGCATTTTGGCTGAGTCGTATTTTAAAGCCGTGGCCCATGGTCAATCAAGCCCGCCTGCTGTATATCATCTTTGGGCCAGTGTCCTCTCTCGATG GACACGTGGTTTGGCAGAAAATGATAGAAGGACCAACAGATGAGACCAGTCTGAAAGGTCTAGCAGATGCAATTAAACTGCTGTATGATACAGAAGCTAGAGAATGGACAGCAGATGATGTGATCAGTCTCGTGGATGAGCTGTCAG TGGTTCCCCGGGAGTGGCTCATGGAAAACAATGCTCGGCTTCTTATTCTGAGTGGAAACAACATCTGCTTCACTTTCATGGCCAGTAAAGCTGTGAACGGAAGAGCCGTGGAGTTAGCCAGGCTCATGGTCTTCCTGGCTTTG GTCTGTGAGAAGGACCTGTACTGCATGGACTGGACAGTAAAAATGATGCAGAAGGTCTGCAAAGTTTTCAGCACTCCAGGGGAGAGAAACAACTTCCTGCAGTGTGTGGAGAATGCCTTTGCTCACCTGGTCATGGAcatgctgcaggcagtgctgtCCG GGGACCGTGATGAAGAGGACAGCAGCTTTTTGAATTTGTTTCACCTTGTAAATGCACAAGCGAACTTCCATAAGGAAATCCTGTACCTGACCATGAGAAGCACCAGCAATACCATTTGA